A section of the Kluyveromyces lactis strain NRRL Y-1140 chromosome F complete sequence genome encodes:
- the ARX1 gene encoding putative hydrolase (uniprot|Q6CKB6 Kluyveromyces lactis KLLA0F11979g ARX1 Probable metalloprotease ARX1) yields MALQISKEDTQVLLKDKNVLIEPTIEKYRTAGQIAQTALNFLISLINKMYHEKSMEPLPIHQLCLLTDSFIADCLSTKFNNKVNEKGISMPTCIDIDEINENWCPEVDDIENLSRWNQKSRSTKSIELCNGVTSSLSGFLKVGDVAKITLGCHIDGYTCNVSHTVVIYPTVQDAQSGKLLPEAALLGGKADALAATHIAVESVTNLLAAANDLTKLPADFNATKVTGSLIRTVVDTIAQSYNCCVVPGSRIRRIKRFLSGQNENIIVERDFKGVIWTESHQEAAMLARTVNETAVDVKRKNPFITEDTVVPTDDFTVVKGEVYMIDLKLAPLQGLEPGLITLHTVDQFSGKSESSDVVARPGAICRDFSKSHVLKLRAARQVLTRLDKQGVYPTKLAHIADSFPLDVQEPDFETIKQEIKPFRLGLSEISNNYLTIDRDVTIVKHVPWAKILDLTNPSGVSSYDAMAKNKGLYPGFELPLPKLGLSNLQLKSLLKKHSTPVPVVRQCVTVAICDEELLRISGNLKSNWVHSVYSMDTASNIVAGIFKLAQLSEDKRFGLKIRETQPWKMKF; encoded by the coding sequence ATGGCGTTACAAATCTCAAAGGAAGACACTCAGGTgttattgaaagataaGAATGTATTGATCGAACCAacaattgagaaatataGAACTGCAGGTCAAATTGCTCAGACTGCtttaaactttttgatCAGTTTGATCAATAAGATGTATCATGAGAAGTCTATGGAGCCGCTACCGATTCATCAACTTTGTTTATTGACTGATTCGTTCATAGCCGATTGTTTAAGTACTAAGTTCAACAATAAGGTTAACGAGAAGGGAATCTCAATGCCAACTTGTATTGATATCGATGAAATAAACGAGAACTGGTGTCCTGAAGTGGATGACATCGAAAACTTGTCCCGTTGGAACCAAAAATCTAGATCTACCAAATCGATCGAGCTATGTAACGGTGTTACTTCTAGTTTGTCTGGGTTTTTGAAAGTTGGTGATGTCGCTAAGATCACTTTGGGTTGTCACATCGATGGGTACACTTGTAACGTGTCCCACACCGTGGTCATTTACCCAACCGTTCAGGATGCCCAATCTGGAAAATTGCTACCTGAAGCTGCTTTGCTAGGTGGTAAAGCTGATGCTCTAGCTGCCACCCATATCGCTGTTGAGTCCGTCACTAACTTATTAGCTGCTGCAAACGATTTGACCAAACTTCCAGCTGATTTCAACGCTACGAAGGTCACTGGTTCCTTGATTAGGACCGTAGTTGACACCATTGCTCAATCTTATAATTGTTGCGTTGTGCCTGGTTCTCGTAtcagaagaatcaaaagattcCTTTCTGGTCAAAACGAAAATATCATTGTCGAAAGAGACTTCAAAGGTGTCATTTGGACTGAGTCTCATCAGGAAGCTGCTATGCTTGCTAGAACCGTCAATGAAACTGCTGTTGATGTCAAGCGTAAGAACCCATTTATCACCGAAGATACCGTGGTCCCAACAGATGATTTTACCGTTGTCAAGGGTGAAGTTTACATGATCGATTTGAAGTTGGCTCCATTGCAAGGATTGGAGCCAGGTTTGATCACTTTACACACTGTCGATCAATTCTCCGGTAAATCTGAATCCTCTGATGTGGTGGCTAGACCAGGTGCCATCTGCCgtgatttttcaaagagCCATGTTCTAAAGTTAAGAGCTGCTAGACAAGTGTTGACCAGATTGGATAAACAAGGTGTATACCCTACCAAATTAGCTCATATCGCTGATTCTTTCCCATTGGACGTACAGGAGCCTGATTTCGAAACCATCAAGCAAGAAATCAAGCCATTCAGATTAGGTCTTTCTGAAATTTCTAACAACTACCTAACAATCGACAGAGATGTCACCATCGTAAAACACGTTCCTTGGGCTAAGATCTTGGATCTAACAAACCCATCCGGTGTGTCAAGTTATGACGCCATGGCAAAGAATAAAGGTTTATACCCAGGTTTCGAGCTTCCTCTACCTAAACTAGGTTTGTCCAACCTACAGTTGAAATCCTTGCTAAAAAAACACTCTACGCCAGTTCCTGTGGTCCGTCAATGTGTCACTGTAGCCATCTGTGATGAAGAGTTGCTAAGAATCAGCGGAAACCTAAAATCTAACTGGGTTCATTCTGTTTACTCTATGGATACTGCAAGCAATATCGTTGCAGGTATATTCAAACTGGCTCAATTGTCCGAGGATAAGAGATTTGGTTTGAAGATCAGAGAAACTCAACCatggaaaatgaaattctAA
- the DMC1 gene encoding recombinase DMC1 (highly similar to uniprot|P25453 Saccharomyces cerevisiae YER179W DMC1 Meiosis-specific protein required for repair of double-strand breaks and pairing between homologous chromosomes homolog of Rad51p and the bacterial RecA protein) gives MSTETETKTNVVNIDELQNFGINASDITKLKTAGIFTVNTCLSTTRRNLCKVRGLSEVKVEKIKEAANKIITIGFIPATLQWQIRQAVMSISTGSKQFDSVLGGGIMTMSITEVFGEFRCGKTQLSHTLCVTAQLPKELNGPEGKVAYIDTEGTFRPERIKQIAQGYDLDPEVCLENISYARALNSEHQMELLEQLGEELSSGEYRLLIVDSIMANFRVDYSGRGELNERQQKLNQHLSRLNRIAEENNIAVFMTNQVQSDPGASALFASADGRKPVGGHVLAHASATRILLRKGRGDERVAKLQDSPDMPEKECVYVIGERGIMDSDE, from the coding sequence ATGTCTACAGAGACAGAAACTAAAACCAATGTGGTCAATATTGATGAGTTACAAAACTTCGGAATTAACGCGTCTGATATAACTAAATTGAAGACTGCTGGTATATTTACCGTTAACACTTGTTTGTCGACGACCAGAAGGAATTTGTGTAAAGTTAGAGGGTTATCGGAAGTGAAGGtagaaaagattaaagaaGCTGCCAATAAAATCATCACCATTGGCTTTATTCCAGCAACTCTGCAATGGCAGATTCGTCAAGCAGTTATGTCTATCTCTACCGGGTCGAAACAATTCGATTCTGTACTAGGAGGAGGAATAATGACAATGTCCATAACTGAGGTGTTTGGGGAGTTTAGGTGCGGTAAGACTCAATTATCCCATACGTTATGCGTGACAGCTCAATTACCAAAAGAACTAAATGGACCTGAGGGTAAGGTTGCATATATTGATACAGAGGGTACTTTCAGACCAGAAAGAATCAAGCAGATAGCACAAGGGTATGATTTGGATCCCGAAGTGTGCCTTGAAAATATCTCGTACGCCAGGGCACTCAATAGTGAGCATCAGATGGAGTTACTTGAACAGCTTGGCGAGGAACTCTCTTCAGGAGAATATAGACTATTAATAGTAGACTCAATTATGGCCAATTTCAGAGTTGATTATTCAGGCCGTGGGGAATTGAACGAGCGTCAGCAAAAACTAAACCAACATCTTTCTAGATTGAATCGTATCGCTGAGGAGAACAATATCGCAGTTTTCATGACCAACCAAGTTCAAAGTGATCCCGGTGCTTCTGCCTTGTTTGCTAGTGCCGATGGTAGGAAACCTGTCGGAGGACATGTCTTAGCCCATGCAAGTGCGACAAGAATATTATTGAGAAAAGGTAGAGGTGACGAAAGGGTCGCGAAATTACAAGATTCGCCTGATATGCCGGAAAAGGAGTGCGTTTATGTCATTGGTGAGCGTGGAATAATGGATTCTGATGAATAA
- the ISC10 gene encoding Isc10p (conserved hypothetical protein), whose protein sequence is MSVALNENAGPYSAAATQFEKVIKVLKPPSLKEQAVNSRNVKSKLDRETQGLIDYIRTPEPALVREGHTSKVLVKPHDLSPLDKSSASAPEIVSSFIPPAENIANESRLIHVDVPARFSDVPPLLPDDAPLDLRCLGGRPAPGFDIGPLKVDYCENGLYENETIRMEWKMQQILSCEFDDRKQFPAFAKEMELREKISQSKWYHYPLYYALGIDSTGLFQLKDEFDWYQKHPWSAFDQIESDFLDLELEENDTANTSNSGFTTDDGDLTLPISETSERSLDRYLP, encoded by the coding sequence ATGAGTGTTGctttaaatgaaaatgcAGGACCATACTCGGCTGCGGCAACGCAATTCGAGAAAGTCATTAAAGTTTTAAAACCTCcatcattgaaagagcAAGCGGTGAACTCAAGGAATGTCAAGAGTAAGCTTGATCGTGAAACGCAGGGGCTAATTGACTATATCAGAACTCCGGAACCAGCGCTTGTGAGAGAAGGTCATACTTCCAAAGTTCTTGTTAAACCTCACGACCTTTCTCCATTGGACAAAAGTTCAGCTTCCGCGCCCGAGAttgtttcttcattcaTCCCTCCAGCAGAAAATATTGCGAATGAGAGTCGATTGATACATGTGGACGTACCGGCTCGTTTTAGTGACGTCCCTCCATTGTTACCTGATGACGCACCTTTGGATTTGCGATGTTTGGGGGGTAGACCTGCGCCAGGGTTTGACATAGGACCCTTGAAGGTTGACTATTGCGAAAATGGACTATATGAGAATGAAACTATCAGGATGGAATGGAAAATGCAGCAGATACTATCATGCGAGTTTGACGATAGGAAACAGTTTCCTGCATTTGCAAAGGAAATGGAATTACGCGAGAAGATAAGTCAATCTAAATGGTATCACTATCCCTTATATTATGCGCTAGGAATTGATAGTACTGGACTTTTCCAGTTGAAAGATGAGTTTGACTGGTACCAAAAGCATCCATGGTCTGCTTTTGATCAGATTGAGTCCGActttttggatttggaattagaagaaaatgatacTGCAAACACTTCAAACTCTGGTTTTACTACTGACGATGGAGATTTGACACTTCCAATTTCAGAAACATCGGAACGGTCACTTGACCGTTATTTACCCTGA
- the TMS1 gene encoding Tms1p (similar to uniprot|Q12116 Saccharomyces cerevisiae YDR105C TMS1 Putative membrane protein conserved in mammals), with product MGLIISLPVQMAATCFSSMLGSCCSSSLSSLGTLTSSSLMTRITYALWLLVNSVISWVSMSTNKSILWPDKSCTSTGECGFFTVHRLNFALGMMHIILAFIMINIKSTADARAKLQNGAWSFKFIFYLLLILFAYWIPNEFYIWFSKWVSVPSGFVFILIGLVLLVDFAHEWAETCIQNVELEDERSSLWRKLLIGSTSLMYIGSAVMMVVMFTLFCHDGCDMNRSSATINVALSVIVSLASIHPRVQEFNPKCGLAQSSMVSVYCTYLTMSAMASEPDDKFCNPLVRTSNTRKFSTVLGALFTFIAIAYTTTRAAANNALRGSSGAISLYDDDVEYSGIGETRNQLRLQAIKQAVEEGALPQSALLDYEAEQQRMHVNDSGREDGDDDEFNVTKYNYSLFHFIFFLATQWIVILLTINVTQDDVGDFIPVGRTYFYSWVKIISAWICYGLYGWTLFAPIVMPERFEYDY from the coding sequence ATGGGACTTATTATATCTTTACCAGTTCAGATGGCAGCTACTTGCTTCTCTTCGATGTTGGGGTCTTGCTGctcatcatctttatcCTCTTTAGGGACACttacttcttcttccttaaTGACTCGTATCACATATGCGTTATGGTTGCTCGTTAATTCTGTTATATCATGGGTATCGATGTCCACGAATAAATCTATATTATGGCCTGATAAGTCATGCACAAGCACAGGGGAGTGTGGGTTCTTTACCGTTCATAGGTTGAATTTTGCGTTGGGAATGATGCATATCATTTTGGCATTTATCATGATAAATATAAAGTCTACTGCGGATGCAAGAGCAAAGTTACAGAACGGAGCATGGAGTTTCAAGTtcattttttatttattacTCATTCTATTTGCTTATTGGATCCCAAATGAATTCTACATCTGGTTTTCCAAATGGGTCAGTGTACCCAGTGGATTCGTGTTTATCTTGATCGGGCTTGTGCTATTAGTTGACTTCGCCCATGAATGGGCAGAGACCTGTATACAGAATGTGGAACTAGAAGATGAAAGATCCAGCTTATGGCGAAAATTATTGATCGGTAGCACCAGTTTAATGTACATCGGAAGTGCTGTCATGATGGTTGTGATGTTCACTTTATTCTGTCACGACGGATGTGATATGAACAGATCAAGTGCAACTATAAACGTCGCATTATCTGTTATCGTGTCACTAGCCTCGATACATCCAAGGGTACAAGAGTTCAATCCAAAATGTGGACTTGCGCAAAGTTCTATGGTATCAGTATATTGCACTTACTTAACAATGAGTGCTATGGCAAGTGAACCAGACGATAAATTTTGCAATCCATTAGTTCGTACAAGTAACACCAGAAAGTTCAGTACCGTTCTAGGTGCACTGTTCACTTTTATCGCAATCGCATATACGACAACCAGAGCTGCAGCAAACAACGCACTAAGAGGTAGTAGCGGAGCGATTTCTTTAtacgatgatgatgttgaatACTCCGGGATAGGAGAGACACGTAATCAACTGAGGTTGCAAGCGATCAAACAAGCAGTTGAGGAGGGTGCTTTGCCCCAATCCGCCTTGCTTGATTATGAAGCTGAGCAGCAAAGAATGCATGTCAATGATTCTGGTAGGGaagatggtgatgatgatgaattcaaTGTAACAAAATACAATTACTCGttgtttcatttcattttctttttagCTACGCAATGGATTGTGATCCTATTGACTATAAATGTTACACAAGATGATGTTGGAGATTTTATTCCTGTTGGCAGGACATACTTTTATTCATGGGTTAAAATCATAAGTGCTTGGATTTGTTATGGTTTATACGGCTGGACCTTATTCGCACCCATTGTCATGCcagaaagatttgaatatgaCTATTAG
- the RDH54 gene encoding DNA-dependent ATPase RDH54 (similar to uniprot|P38086 Saccharomyces cerevisiae YBR073W RDH54 DNA-dependent ATPase stimulates strand exchange by modifying the topology of double-stranded DNA involved in the recombinational repair of double-strand breaks in DNA during mitosis and meiosis proposed to be involved in crossover interference), with amino-acid sequence MNHYVNKPFKRPRMVGRPGRDTLSEQIHTGLRPKSHHSHTKITNTSSETVKLTYAGPKSLKTSVNAPVGVSKSSQEVSLFTANYRRVTNKKNKTWDGDGYANMTSDDKLKFYNEAGVSLGSVPIKDRDLYETIWRIGSTEFQIDYRISDQEELSSVQDICKIKVSHTLGITDIPVAKKHKATIESKPPIQTFIPKITTKFKPLRKHLNGEPKVPPAQKQLVDQPTVKSALPPLSQELIGQITYSPLFDPVSIKDPLIMNKTENHKVSVIVDPLLSKTLRPHQREGVKFLYDCVMNMVHTKGDESMILERDDDIKGCLLADEMGLGKTLMTITLIWTLLKQTPYPTIINQRGVTLAGEISKVLIVCPVTLIGNWKKEFKKWLPMNRIGVLTLHSRNSPTEDKAQVRSFLKVPRTYQVLIVGYEKLLSIKDELQNEKRNLDLVICDEGHRLKNKDSKILKVLQSLDIEKKIVLSGTPIQNDLEEFYTIIDFINPGILGSFGRFKREYILPIARSRDVNAKQNQTLVEQGLLRSDQLIEITKRFILRRTNEILQQYLPPRTDLIIFCKPTAEQVEAFHKILTEGQLNFSNMTFNSSLGLITLFKKICNSTRLIKTDPYYEERLSQVQTSSTSGKFTSGKLRILLSLLHELKTKTDEKVVVISNYTQTLDIIEGHCSSEGYTSARLDGSTATKTRDQIVTSFNNDPSIFVFLLSAKSGGVGLNLIGASRLVLFDNDWNPSIDLQAMSRIHRDGQRRPCFIYRLVTTGCIDEKILQRQLMKIALSKKFLDSATDQSKNDDDLFQQEELKDLFTINLSTLSNTHDLICNCSGEVEVLEEEEITGTDEANAQPEYQAAATPSNNPPASIWINALEAQKIIEKEEILRNGTKSEIMRKCLLGYKHIDPQKTNDLIDEAMNNVFDDARQYITYALVKDSV; translated from the coding sequence ATGAATCATTATGTCAATAAACCTTTCAAACGTCCACGCATGGTAGGTAGACCTGGAAGAGATACCCTTTCTGAGCAGATACACACCGGCCTTCGGCCAAAGTCTCATCATTCACATACTAAAATTACCAATACCAGCTCTGAAACTGTGAAACTAACGTATGCCGGCCcaaaaagtttgaaaaccAGCGTAAATGCACCAGTTGGTGTGTCTAAGTCATCACAGGAGGTTTCTTTATTTACAGCAAATTACAGAAGGGTTACaaataagaagaacaagacgTGGGATGGTGATGGATACGCCAATATGACAAGCGACGATAAATTGAAGTTTTACAACGAAGCTGGTGTCTCTTTAGGATCAGTTCCAATCAAGGATAGGGATTTATATGAGACCATATGGAGAATCGGATCTACCGAGTTTCAAATCGATTATAGAATAAGcgatcaagaagaattaaGCTCTGTGCAAGACATATGTAAAATCAAAGTCAGTCATACACTTGGAATAACGGATATTCCAGTCGCCAAGAAGCATAAAGCAACCATAGAAAGTAAGCCACCAATACAGACATTCATACCGAAAATAACgaccaaattcaaaccCCTGAGAAAACACCTAAACGGAGAGCCTAAAGTGCCTCCAGCACAGAAACAACTAGTAGATCAACCAACTGTCAAATCTGCTCTACCACCGCTGAGTCAAGAACTAATTGGGCAGATAACTTATTCGCCGTTGTTTGATCCAGTTTCCATTAAAGATCCATTGATCATGAACAAAACGGAGAATCATAAAGTGAGTGTTATTGTTGACCCGCTATTGTCGAAGACACTAAGACCACACCAGCGCGAAGGTGTCAAATTTCTCTATGACTGCGTAATGAACATGGTACATACAAAAGGTGACGAAAGCATGATTCTCGAGAGAGATGATGACATAAAAGGATGTTTACTAGCAGATGAGATGGGGCTCGGAAAGACGTTGATGACAATTACGCTAATTTGGACACTCTTGAAACAAACACCTTATCCGACTATAATAAACCAGAGAGGAGTAACTCTCGCTGGAGAGATATCGAAGGTCCTCATTGTATGTCCTGTCACTTTAATCGGTAATTGGAAGAAGGAGTTCAAAAAATGGTTGCCTATGAATAGAATTGGAGTGTTGACCTTACACAGTAGGAACTCTCCAACAGAGGATAAGGCTCAAGTGAGAAGCTTCCTAAAAGTTCCCCGAACTTATCAGGTTTTGATTGTTGGTTATGAAAAACTCCTCAGTATCAAGGATGAACTACAGAATGAGAAGAGAAACCTTGATCTTGTTATCTGTGATGAAGGACATagattgaagaataaagatTCTAAGATCTTGAAGGTTTTGCAATCATTAGATAttgagaagaaaattgtaTTGAGTGGGACACCTATTCAAAATGATCTTGAAGAGTTCTATACAATAATTGATTTTATCAATCCTGGGATTTTAGGATCTTTCGGAAGGTTTAAAAGGGAATATATTTTACCTATCGCCAGATCCAGGGATGTCAATGCtaaacaaaatcaaactCTGGTAGAACAAGGACTTCTGAGATCCGATCAATTAATTGAGATAACGAAACGGTTTATCTTAAGAAGAACCAATGAAATTTTACAACAATATTTACCACCGAGAACTGATCTCATTATATTTTGCAAACCTACCGCTGAACAAGTAGAGGCTTTTCACAAGATTTTAACCGAAGGGCAGCTAAATTTCAGCAACATGACATTCAACTCTTCATTGGGGTTGATTACtctattcaaaaaaatcTGCAATTCCACCCGCTTGATCAAAACAGATCCATACTATGAAGAAAGGCTTAGTCAAGTTCAGACTTCTAGTACCTCTGGAAAATTCACCTCGGGGAAACTTAGAAtacttctttcattattacATGAGTTGAAAACCAAGACTGACGAGAAAGTAGTagtgatttcaaattacaCGCAAACCCTAGACATCATTGAGGGACATTGTAGTTCAGAAGGGTACACTTCTGCACGATTAGATGGAAGTACAGCAACCAAAACCCGTGATCAGATTGTGACATCCTTCAATAATGATCCAtctatttttgttttccttttaagTGCGAAGTCAGGCGGTGTGGGACTAAACTTAATCGGTGCATCAAGACTTGTATTATTCGATAATGATTGGAACCCATCCATTGATTTACAGGCCATGTCAAGAATTCATCGCGATGGTCAGAGAAGGCCATGTTTCATTTATAGACTTGTGACAACCGGATGTATTGATGAGAAGATACTTCAAAGACAGTTAATGAAAATAGCGCTTTCTAAAAAGTTCTTGGACAGTGCCACAGATCAATcaaaaaatgatgatgatctttTTCAGCAGGAAGAGTTGAAGGACTTGTTTACCATTAATTTGTCCACTTTATCCAATACCCACGACTTAATTTGTAATTGTTCTGGTGAAGTAGAAGTgcttgaagaagaagagataaCGGGTACTGATGAAGCCAACGCCCAGCCAGAATACCAGGCTGCTGCGACTCCATCAAACAATCCTCCTGCTTCAATTTGGATCAATGCTCTAGAAGCCCAAAAAATTATAGAGAAGGAGGAGATACTTCgaaatggaacaaagtCAGAAATCATGAGAAAATGCCTATTGGGATACAAACATATTGATCCACAAAAGACTAATGACTTAATTGACGAAGCTATGAATAACGTCTTTGATGATGCACGACAGTACATCACTTATGCTTTGGTAAAAGACTCCGTGTAA
- the ARP10 gene encoding Arp10p (weakly similar to uniprot|Q04549 Saccharomyces cerevisiae YDR106W ARP10 Actin-related protein), giving the protein MTVVIVVNIGDTRVEIGYAGDFNFVGTIQRTIDWLDDDIQVHTMCRSWFHDILMYNSKGVKIVISEPLWLSILRKQRLCKVLFGRLKVNSICFVPNCLAAFIGAGIRNGLYIEVNSKNTELIPIFDGRILDSYSRSSKLGSDNVDIFYQNSADSNDDDEIPLSVLMDNVLSKLPIDIFKHISEQIVLNTDSSQVENCIVEQKNVVAGMGPWIGTSIYTWNNLMKGLLDNLEIAKSEYEQNGRVPDWHSSKFEI; this is encoded by the coding sequence ATGACTGTCGTGATTGTTGTTAATATAGGAGATACCCGAGTAGAGATTGGCTATGCAGGAGACTTTAACTTCGTTGGTACAATACAGAGAACCATAGATTGGCTAGACGATGATATACAGGTACATACCATGTGTAGGAGTTGGTTCCATGATATCCTGATGTATAATAGTAAAGGCGTTAAAATAGTGATATCTGAACCTCTTTGGTTGTCGATACTCAGAAAACAAAGGCTATGCAAGGTTTTATTTGGAAGACTTAAGGTGAACTCTATCTGTTTTGTGCCGAATTGCCTTGCTGCATTTATTGGAGCAGGAATTAGGAACGGACTTTATATTGAGGTAAACTCAAAGAATACAGAGCTCATTCCTATCTTTGATGGGAGAATTTTGGATTCATATAGTAGGTCAAGTAAATTAGGAAGCGACaatgttgatattttctaCCAAAATTCAGCGGACtctaatgatgatgacgaaatACCCTTGTCAGTTCTGATGGACAATGTGTTATCTAAGCTACCCATAGATATCTTTAAACACATATCTGAGCAGATTGTGCTCAATACTGACAGTAGTCAAGTGGAGAACTGCATTGTGGAACAAAAAAACGTTGTTGCTGGAATGGGACCCTGGATCGGAACGTCGATCTATACTTGGAATAACTTGATGAAGGGTCTTCTTGATAACTTAGAAATTGCCAAATCTGAGTACGAACAAAATGGTCGAGTTCCAGATTGGCACTCAAGCAAATTTGAGATTTAA